A window of the Candidatus Margulisiibacteriota bacterium genome harbors these coding sequences:
- a CDS encoding helix-turn-helix transcriptional regulator, giving the protein MTDLEKHIEITYGKPGSKRRANFDKDFEEFRMGQMLQKERKKAGITQSEVAEKTNIKRSSISRIERHGKDIKLSTLKKIAGALGKRLVIHIV; this is encoded by the coding sequence ATGACTGATTTGGAAAAACATATAGAAATAACTTATGGGAAACCCGGCAGCAAAAGAAGAGCAAATTTTGATAAAGATTTTGAAGAATTCCGAATGGGGCAAATGTTACAAAAAGAAAGAAAAAAAGCTGGGATAACACAGTCCGAGGTGGCTGAAAAAACAAACATTAAGAGATCTTCCATATCGCGTATTGAGCGTCACGGTAAAGATATAAAACTTTCAACATTAAAGAAAATAGCCGGCGCGCTTGGGAAAAGGCTTGTTATACATATAGTATAA